From the genome of Malus domestica chromosome 04, GDT2T_hap1, one region includes:
- the LOC103419411 gene encoding WRKY DNA-binding transcription factor 70-like: MESVLPNRERAMEELIQGRELASQLSRIFENRSFLVDGAEGGSAEGIVNKILGSFVNTLLIINGKESDQEFVSDQIQGNGSGGSGSGVSDGGSGDGGGADSSSWDANHVHAAPAITSEDYTEEQISCKSTSTFKDRRGSYKRRKTLQNSWTRDTPALTYDGHEWRKYGQKFIRSAKHSRNYFRCTHKFECKATKHVQQIQDHPPLFRTTYFGNHTCKDYLNASELVLNSASPRDSSKFICFDNANCLTNKQEHPFFSSFKEDMPTTDHMVKSDHNHSSPCDHLVSNDLTAFESSGLMRGFSSSIDQYDYDEEFSRIVESYFENEVSQYGF; this comes from the exons ATGGAGAGTGTGCTACCGAATAGGGAGAGAGCGATGGAGGAGTTGATCCAAGGGCGTGAACTGGCAAGTCAACTTAGTCGGATTTTTGAAAATAGGTCATTTCTTGTTGATGGTGCTGAGGGGGGATCGGCTGAAGGTATCGTTAATAAGATTTTGGGGTCATTTGTGAATACCCTTTTGATTATAAATGGGAAGGAGTCTGATCAAGAGTTTGTTTCTGATCAAATTCAAGGGAATGGTAGTGGTGGTAGTGGTAGTGGTGTTAGTGACGGTGGTAGTGGTGATGGTGGCGGTGCAGATTCATCATCTTGGGATGCTAATCATGTTCATGCGGCGCCTGCTATTACGTCTGAAGATTATACTGAGGAGCAGATCAGTTGTAAGAGCACTTCAACCTTCAAGGATCGTAGAGGTTCTTACAAGAGAAG AAAGACTTTACAAAACTCTTGGACTAGAGACACTCCTGCTTTGACTTACGATGGTCATGAATGGAGAAAGTACGGACAGAAATTTATTCGCAGTGCCAAGCATTCAAG AAACTACTTCAGATGCACTCATAAATTCGAGTGCAAAGCAACCAAACATGTGCAACAAATTCAAGATCATCCACCACTGTTTCGAACCACATATTTTGGGAATCACACCTGCAAAGACTACCTTAACGCTTCGGAATTGGTCTTGAATTCCGCAAGTCCTAGAGATTCTTCAAAGTTCATTTGTTTTGACAACGCCAACTGTTTGACAAACAAACAAGAGCACCCTTTTTTCTCATCCTTTAAAGAAGATATGCCAACAACTGATCATATGGTGAAAAGTGACCACAACCATTCATCACCGTGTGATCATCTTGTGTCGAATGATCTGACGGCGTTTGAGTCTTCTGGTCTCATGAGGGGGTTCTCATCAAGCATCGATCAGTATGATTACGACGAGGAGTTTTCAAGGATTGTCGAGTCTTACTTCGAGAATGAAGTTTCGCAATACggattttga